The segment TCCGCATCGGCCCTGCCGCCCTCCGCCCGGATCGCCGCGGCCACCCTGTCGAGCTTCTCCTTCGTGCGGCCGGCGAGGAAGACGTGCGCGCCCTCCCGGGCGAAGGCCCTGGCGACGGCCCCGCCGATCGCGCCGCCGCCGCCGTAGATCACTGCGGTCCGATTCTCGAGCTTCATGGTTGTCCTCCTCGTGTGGCAGTTCCCTGGCTTGGACGGTCCGGCGCCACCCGACTCATCGGTGTGGGGCCTCGGCCCTTGCGCTGCAGGGCGGCGCCCCTCGCCGGGCCTATCCGGCGAGGGTGTCGGCTCCCGCTCCCCTGTGCGCTTCGTGCCCACCGTTCGGATGAAGTGCGGAGGCGGCGATGCGGCGGCTGCTGGCGGTGGGGGCGTTGTTGGTGGCGGCGGGATGCAGCCGCTCGGGGCGGTGGACCCACGCGGAGCCGGACGGGCGTGGCAATGCGACGGCACCGCTCTGCGCCCTCGAGAACGTCGGCGAGCTCTCGGAACGGGCGCAGCTCGAAGCGCTCGAGGGCAGGCTGCAGCAATTCCACGGCTGCCTCGAGGCGTCGGAGGCAGCGCCTGTCGTCGTCGCCACCGTGAGCCGGGAGGGCTACGTCGACTGGGTGACGGGACCTGCGGGCGCGCGGCTCGAGGCGGTCGAGGCGAAGTGCGTGGCCGACGTGGTCCGCAGCCTGCGCTTTCCCAGGCCCAGCTGCGAGCGGCCGGCGCGGCTCGCCTTCCGCTTCCGCGCGGAGGGGCCCCCCGAGGTGCTCCGGGGCGATGGCACCTGCGACGGCCGGGGTGGCCTGTCGCCGGAGGAGCTGGCGGAGACGCTC is part of the Vulgatibacter sp. genome and harbors:
- a CDS encoding AgmX/PglI C-terminal domain-containing protein; this translates as MRRLLAVGALLVAAGCSRSGRWTHAEPDGRGNATAPLCALENVGELSERAQLEALEGRLQQFHGCLEASEAAPVVVATVSREGYVDWVTGPAGARLEAVEAKCVADVVRSLRFPRPSCERPARLAFRFRAEGPPEVLRGDGTCDGRGGLSPEELAETLAGYESDVRFCYERQLEQRPDLRGRVVARFVIDRGGRVVWVGLAEELEDPEVGRCIVGAMRTWEFPPPCGGIVSAAHPWILEPED